One part of the Bacteroidia bacterium genome encodes these proteins:
- a CDS encoding FtsX-like permease family protein, producing the protein MLQNYFKIAWRNIVANKGFSAINVGGLSVGMAVTILIGLWIFSELSFNKNFENYDRIVQVWQHNNYNGLIGSQVSNPAAMGEAIRSEYGDHFEHVLQASWNNNRALAYGDKLFFESGNYFESGVTEMLSLDMVWGGRNGLDEVNSILLSESVAEVFFGEENPVGKIIRLDNKVDLSVGGVYKDLPETSTFYTMKFILPWKLYLSQNPWIEKMENPWGSNFTQTFAQLTEQADVAYVSTLLKDIKLNRVSEGGKKFKPEVFLLPMSRWHLYSNFENGINTGGRIDNVYLFGIIGIFVLLLACINFMNLSTARSEKRAKEVGIRKAIGSLRIQLVSQFFSESILISFIAFLFSIILVILILPYFNLLADSKISILWTNPYFWLLGILFSFLTGILAGVYPALYLSSFNPVTVLKGAIKTGKTRAIPRKILVVSQFAISITLIIGTFIVYQQIKHAQNRPLGYQKDGLITVGTNPETHKHLEVIRNSLINAGAIVEMTEAQSPITAVWNTNGGIEWEGKDPDFAVDFPNNSVNYEYGKTIGWNIIEGRDFSRDFGMDSLAFIVNKSAADFMGMEDPIGKQLRWNDKAYTIIGMVEDMLIQSPYKPVRPSLFHLSTEEENVFILKLHPEKNPLESLQKIEKVFLSHNPAIPFDAEFVDEEFAKKFGNERRIASLAAFFTALAIFISCLGLFGLASYVAEQRTKEIGIRKVLGASVPRLWQLLSKDFIGLVLIACFIAVPLAYYFMHEWLHKYDYHTSISWWVFLIACLGALSITLLTVSYQAIKAATANPIQSLRAE; encoded by the coding sequence AGTTATCTTTTAACAAAAACTTTGAGAACTATGATAGAATTGTTCAGGTATGGCAGCACAACAACTACAATGGCTTGATCGGTTCCCAGGTGTCTAACCCCGCAGCTATGGGGGAAGCTATTCGCAGTGAATATGGCGATCATTTCGAACATGTATTGCAGGCCTCGTGGAACAATAATCGTGCTTTGGCATATGGGGACAAACTCTTCTTTGAATCTGGAAATTACTTTGAATCCGGGGTGACAGAAATGTTGAGCCTGGATATGGTTTGGGGAGGAAGAAATGGATTGGATGAAGTAAATTCTATCCTGTTATCTGAATCTGTAGCTGAGGTTTTCTTTGGAGAGGAAAATCCTGTAGGGAAGATTATTCGCCTGGATAATAAAGTCGATCTCTCTGTTGGTGGAGTGTATAAAGACCTGCCAGAGACCTCTACTTTTTATACCATGAAATTCATATTGCCATGGAAATTATACTTGAGTCAAAACCCCTGGATTGAGAAAATGGAAAATCCCTGGGGAAGCAATTTTACCCAGACTTTTGCTCAGTTGACAGAGCAGGCAGATGTAGCATATGTTTCTACTCTTCTCAAGGATATCAAGCTAAATCGTGTTTCAGAAGGAGGAAAGAAATTCAAGCCTGAGGTATTCTTGCTACCCATGTCCAGATGGCATCTCTATTCCAATTTCGAAAATGGCATAAATACAGGTGGGCGTATCGACAATGTATACCTGTTTGGAATAATAGGGATCTTCGTGCTGCTTCTTGCCTGTATCAATTTTATGAATTTGAGTACAGCTCGTTCAGAAAAAAGGGCAAAAGAAGTAGGCATCCGAAAAGCAATTGGCTCTTTGAGAATCCAACTGGTGAGTCAGTTTTTTAGTGAGTCTATCCTGATCAGTTTTATCGCTTTTCTTTTCTCCATAATTCTGGTAATCCTCATCTTGCCCTATTTCAATTTACTGGCAGATTCAAAGATTAGTATCCTCTGGACAAATCCCTACTTTTGGTTATTAGGTATCCTTTTTAGTTTCCTAACAGGTATCCTGGCAGGGGTTTATCCTGCACTTTATCTGTCCTCTTTTAATCCGGTTACTGTATTGAAGGGAGCTATCAAAACAGGTAAAACCAGAGCTATACCTCGCAAAATCCTGGTTGTTTCTCAATTTGCCATTTCCATCACCCTTATTATTGGAACCTTTATCGTCTATCAGCAAATCAAACATGCTCAAAATAGACCGCTAGGCTACCAAAAAGATGGACTCATAACTGTAGGAACCAATCCTGAAACGCATAAACACCTGGAGGTCATTCGTAACAGCTTGATAAATGCAGGAGCAATTGTAGAGATGACAGAAGCCCAGAGTCCTATTACTGCTGTTTGGAATACCAATGGAGGCATTGAATGGGAAGGGAAAGACCCTGACTTTGCAGTTGATTTTCCCAATAATTCGGTGAATTATGAATATGGGAAAACCATTGGATGGAATATCATTGAGGGGAGAGATTTTTCCAGAGACTTTGGGATGGATTCACTTGCATTCATCGTGAATAAGTCGGCGGCAGATTTTATGGGAATGGAAGATCCCATAGGCAAACAACTTCGCTGGAATGATAAAGCTTATACGATAATCGGTATGGTTGAAGATATGCTAATTCAATCTCCGTATAAGCCTGTCAGACCTTCCCTGTTTCATCTTTCTACAGAAGAGGAAAATGTGTTCATCCTCAAATTGCATCCGGAAAAGAACCCGCTTGAGTCCTTACAAAAAATAGAAAAGGTTTTCCTTTCCCATAATCCGGCTATCCCTTTTGATGCTGAATTTGTAGATGAAGAATTCGCCAAGAAATTTGGCAATGAAAGAAGAATTGCAAGCCTCGCTGCATTTTTCACTGCCCTTGCCATATTCATTTCCTGCCTGGGTCTCTTTGGATTGGCTTCCTATGTCGCGGAGCAAAGAACCAAGGAAATTGGTATTCGAAAAGTTCTGGGAGCTAGTGTCCCTCGTTTGTGGCAACTCTTGTCAAAAGACTTTATTGGACTTGTGCTGATCGCCTGTTTCATCGCTGTTCCCCTTGCATACTATTTCATGCATGAGTGGCTACATAAGTATGACTACCATACCTCCATTTCCTGGTGGGTATTCCTGATTGCCTGTCTCGGCGCCTTAAGTATAACTCTCTTGACTGTGAGTTATCAGGCGATCAAAGCTGCAACGGCTAATCCTATTCAATCCTTGCGAGCAGAATAG
- a CDS encoding ABC transporter permease, with amino-acid sequence MLQNYIKMAWRNLIKNKGYTFINVFGLTIGLAGCLLIGLFVQDELSYDKKHPDAERSYRVYAERNGAGGEASWAGTSPAISPSLKHEFPEVEQTLRMFNIRSKQLFKYGEISALEENGFFAEPSIFEIFHLPLRYGDPKTALEGTNSLVISYPLAQKYFRDKDPVGETLSINGNIHKVSAVLEPLGDHFHLDINFLSSFAGILSSVPKERMESWVWQDFSNYVKLYPQTDIPQFVDKLGTYVEKHAHPETEKMGFTYYLNLQKLEDIHLHSSSFRNDPAQKGNYQYVLGLSLIGLFLLFIACTNFINISTAQAFRRSQEVGVRKVIGALRSQLALQFMGEAIFIVAISMLFAAQITHFFIPELNEFTGKNLSFDWYQSPLIMLMMLGIILATGIFSGAYPALIISGFRPIAALKGIKMLPRGRVQSLRKSLLTLQYSLSTLLIITTIIVFQQFDFLGKKDLGFEQEQLLHFPMRGSMFNDFESTKAEFLRVPGITSASSCFGIPGDIVSGDNIRIPGENPRNLSARIFCVDHDYVKTLGLEILAGRDFSKEIRTDVEEAFLINETAMLNLGLGSSPEEAIGKALEWDKWNERGEVKKGRVVGVVKDFHYTSLHEEVQSTVLHIYPGAYWKMALRINTEELSQVIASVKQSWDSFETGYPIDYQFVEEGFGAMYEQERKLNSLLWIFSVLAITISCIGAFGLASYSAEQRRKEISIRKVLGASTSSIITLLSKDFLKLVMISLIIATPLAWYSMISWLESFAYRIDIQWWIFLLAGFASLLFTLITISFQSIKAANAKPVTSLKTE; translated from the coding sequence ATGTTACAAAATTATATCAAAATGGCCTGGAGGAACCTTATCAAGAATAAGGGCTATACCTTCATCAATGTATTTGGCCTGACGATAGGTCTTGCAGGCTGTCTATTAATCGGACTCTTTGTACAGGATGAACTATCCTATGATAAAAAGCATCCGGATGCTGAGAGAAGTTACCGAGTATATGCTGAGAGAAATGGAGCAGGCGGAGAAGCAAGTTGGGCCGGGACCTCTCCGGCAATTTCGCCTAGTCTCAAACATGAATTCCCGGAAGTTGAGCAGACGCTGAGAATGTTCAACATAAGATCAAAACAACTATTCAAATACGGAGAGATCAGTGCTTTGGAAGAAAATGGATTTTTTGCAGAGCCTTCAATCTTTGAAATCTTCCATTTACCTCTACGCTATGGAGATCCCAAAACGGCCCTTGAAGGTACAAATAGCTTAGTCATCAGCTATCCCTTGGCGCAGAAGTACTTCAGAGATAAAGATCCTGTAGGCGAAACCCTGAGCATAAACGGGAACATCCATAAAGTATCGGCTGTGCTCGAGCCTCTAGGGGATCATTTTCATCTGGATATAAATTTCCTGAGCTCTTTTGCAGGGATTTTGTCAAGTGTACCTAAGGAAAGAATGGAAAGCTGGGTGTGGCAGGATTTTTCAAATTATGTGAAGTTATACCCTCAAACAGATATTCCTCAATTTGTTGATAAGCTCGGGACCTATGTAGAGAAACATGCCCATCCGGAAACGGAAAAAATGGGATTTACCTATTACCTCAATTTGCAGAAGCTGGAAGACATACATCTGCATTCTTCGAGCTTTAGAAACGATCCTGCCCAAAAAGGAAATTACCAATATGTACTGGGATTATCTTTGATAGGCTTATTTCTATTATTCATTGCCTGTACAAACTTCATCAACATAAGTACGGCTCAGGCTTTCCGTCGGTCGCAGGAAGTAGGTGTCAGAAAGGTAATTGGAGCATTGCGAAGCCAATTGGCACTACAGTTTATGGGCGAAGCCATATTCATCGTGGCCATCTCCATGTTGTTTGCTGCCCAAATCACTCATTTTTTTATTCCTGAGCTCAATGAATTTACCGGTAAAAACCTGAGCTTTGACTGGTACCAAAGTCCCCTGATCATGTTGATGATGTTGGGGATAATTCTGGCTACCGGGATTTTTTCAGGAGCCTATCCCGCTTTGATCATCTCAGGCTTTCGTCCAATCGCAGCTTTAAAAGGGATAAAAATGCTCCCGAGAGGTCGTGTTCAATCTTTGAGAAAGAGCTTGCTGACCTTACAGTATAGCTTGTCCACTTTGCTGATTATAACCACCATTATTGTATTCCAGCAATTTGATTTCCTGGGGAAAAAGGATCTGGGTTTCGAGCAGGAACAATTGCTTCATTTTCCTATGAGGGGAAGCATGTTCAATGATTTTGAAAGCACAAAAGCTGAATTCCTAAGAGTGCCAGGTATAACTTCAGCAAGTAGCTGCTTCGGAATTCCCGGAGATATTGTATCAGGTGATAATATCAGGATACCCGGTGAGAATCCAAGAAACCTTTCAGCCCGAATATTTTGTGTTGATCATGATTATGTCAAAACCCTGGGCCTGGAAATTCTTGCGGGTAGAGATTTTTCCAAAGAGATAAGAACCGATGTTGAAGAAGCATTTCTTATAAATGAGACGGCCATGCTAAACCTGGGATTGGGAAGCAGCCCGGAAGAAGCTATAGGCAAAGCACTGGAATGGGATAAGTGGAATGAAAGAGGTGAGGTTAAAAAAGGAAGAGTGGTTGGCGTAGTAAAGGACTTTCATTATACAAGTCTTCATGAGGAAGTTCAAAGTACAGTTTTACATATCTATCCGGGAGCCTATTGGAAAATGGCCCTTCGAATAAATACAGAAGAACTTAGCCAGGTCATAGCCTCTGTTAAGCAAAGCTGGGACAGTTTTGAGACCGGCTATCCTATAGACTACCAATTCGTTGAGGAAGGATTTGGAGCCATGTACGAACAAGAAAGAAAGCTGAACAGCCTTCTGTGGATATTTTCAGTATTAGCCATAACTATTTCATGTATCGGTGCCTTTGGACTGGCCAGTTATTCGGCAGAACAAAGACGCAAAGAAATAAGCATACGCAAAGTGCTGGGAGCTTCAACCAGCAGCATAATAACTCTACTCTCTAAAGATTTTCTCAAGCTCGTGATGATTTCATTGATCATCGCAACTCCATTAGCCTGGTATTCCATGATTAGCTGGTTGGAAAGTTTTGCCTATCGCATAGACATCCAGTGGTGGATTTTCTTACTCGCAGGCTTCGCTTCCCTACTGTTTACTTTAATCACCATTAGCTTTCAAAGCATAAAAGCTGCGAACGCAAAGCCCGTTACAAGTTTAAAAACTGAATAA
- a CDS encoding ABC transporter permease, whose product MFQNYIKIAWRNLSRNKGFTFINILGLSIGVAACILISVYINHESTYDSQVPNASNVYRLTNNFSIDGRMEYGIHFSAIMAPTLVADFPEVENSGRLMDNGLFYGAGSNEIQFGDDPMQFHEEGFSYADQSMVDIMGIQMIYGNAATALAEPKTIVISEKMSQKYFQNENPVGKVMFLNGDKEDPFTISGVMENFASNSHLDYEFLITLTEVEFSPGEQTRWLQSNYFTYAVLKEGTDPDEFGDKLASHIILTYLKPAMKEGGFAMYETIEDSSGIALQALTDINLRSGQISFEASSRNDIKIIWIFGIVAIFILVIASINFVNLSTAKSINRAKEVGMRKVIGAVRGHLIGQFLMESVIITLFAFLVGGILSVLLLPYFHQMSGIDLVIPWSNPLFIPGLLVAAIVIGIMAGLYPAFYLSKFNPVSVLKGRMHANAKSGGLRSSLVVIQFAISIILIVSTLIVNKQMDFILNSKIGFEKEQVIQLYGTNMLEDQVSTFKKELEEMPGVSSVSVSDYLPIEGTKRNGNSFVNEGRDNIDPTVPGQAWIIDEDYLGTLGMTLKEGRNFNKEMTTDDDAVIINEEMVSRLFLEEPIGKKISRYGRLYEIIGVVEDFNFNTMEEKVQPLCFFRGISPSIISVKVQADEVSGIIANMDAKWSRFMPNLSFRYEFMDQSFAQMYEGVGQIRSIFTSFAILAIFVACLGLFALSAYMVEQRNKEMSIRKVLGASVENIFQLLTKNFLALIIISLILAIPLSYYLMNGWLQDYEYKIDINWSVFAIAGGMALAIALLTVSFHAIKSALVNPIEHLRGE is encoded by the coding sequence ATGTTCCAAAACTATATAAAAATCGCCTGGAGAAACCTTAGCAGAAATAAGGGATTTACCTTCATCAATATTCTTGGACTTAGTATAGGAGTTGCTGCTTGTATATTGATTTCTGTATACATCAACCACGAAAGTACCTATGACAGTCAGGTACCCAATGCATCCAATGTATATCGTCTGACCAATAATTTTTCAATTGATGGTAGGATGGAGTATGGGATTCACTTCTCAGCCATTATGGCACCCACTCTTGTTGCTGATTTTCCGGAGGTAGAAAATTCCGGTAGACTCATGGACAATGGGCTCTTTTATGGAGCCGGGAGCAATGAGATTCAGTTTGGGGATGACCCTATGCAATTTCACGAAGAGGGCTTTTCCTATGCAGATCAGTCTATGGTCGATATCATGGGCATTCAGATGATCTATGGAAATGCTGCGACAGCCCTTGCTGAGCCTAAGACGATCGTGATCTCTGAGAAGATGTCGCAGAAATATTTCCAGAATGAAAATCCTGTAGGGAAGGTAATGTTCCTCAATGGAGATAAAGAGGATCCCTTCACTATATCCGGGGTTATGGAAAATTTTGCCAGTAATTCTCATTTGGACTATGAATTCCTCATAACCCTGACTGAGGTAGAGTTTAGTCCAGGGGAACAAACTCGCTGGCTTCAGAGCAATTATTTCACCTATGCGGTTTTAAAAGAGGGCACAGATCCGGATGAATTCGGAGATAAATTGGCAAGCCATATTATCCTGACCTATTTGAAACCCGCCATGAAAGAAGGAGGCTTTGCGATGTATGAGACGATAGAAGATAGTTCGGGTATAGCTTTGCAGGCGTTAACGGATATCAATTTGCGTTCGGGCCAGATTTCTTTTGAAGCCAGCTCCAGAAATGACATCAAAATCATTTGGATCTTCGGGATTGTAGCCATATTTATTCTGGTTATTGCCAGCATCAATTTCGTCAATCTATCAACTGCAAAATCTATCAATCGCGCCAAGGAAGTAGGTATGCGGAAAGTGATAGGAGCTGTGCGTGGGCATTTGATTGGTCAATTCCTGATGGAATCGGTAATAATTACTCTCTTCGCCTTCCTGGTCGGAGGCATATTATCTGTACTCTTATTGCCCTACTTCCACCAAATGTCAGGCATTGATCTGGTGATCCCCTGGTCAAATCCTCTATTTATTCCCGGCTTACTTGTAGCGGCAATAGTTATCGGGATAATGGCCGGACTTTATCCTGCCTTTTACCTATCCAAATTTAATCCTGTATCTGTCTTAAAGGGGAGAATGCATGCCAATGCAAAATCCGGGGGACTCAGGAGCAGTCTGGTTGTGATTCAGTTTGCCATCTCCATCATCCTGATTGTAAGCACTCTGATTGTAAATAAGCAAATGGACTTCATCCTCAATTCAAAGATTGGATTTGAGAAAGAACAAGTGATCCAATTGTATGGAACCAATATGCTGGAAGATCAGGTCAGTACCTTCAAAAAGGAATTGGAAGAAATGCCTGGGGTAAGCAGTGTGAGTGTTAGTGATTACCTGCCCATAGAAGGAACCAAACGAAATGGGAACTCCTTTGTCAATGAAGGAAGAGATAATATCGATCCAACCGTTCCGGGACAAGCCTGGATCATTGATGAAGATTATTTGGGAACCCTGGGAATGACCCTAAAGGAGGGAAGAAATTTTAACAAAGAAATGACCACAGATGATGATGCCGTTATCATCAATGAAGAAATGGTAAGCCGTCTTTTCCTGGAAGAACCCATAGGAAAGAAGATTTCTCGCTACGGAAGACTTTACGAGATCATAGGGGTAGTGGAGGATTTCAATTTCAATACCATGGAAGAAAAAGTACAGCCTTTGTGTTTCTTCCGGGGGATTAGTCCTTCTATTATTTCGGTGAAAGTACAGGCAGATGAAGTTTCCGGTATCATCGCAAATATGGATGCGAAATGGTCCCGGTTTATGCCCAATCTTTCCTTCCGCTATGAGTTTATGGACCAGTCTTTTGCCCAAATGTATGAAGGCGTAGGACAGATTCGATCCATCTTTACCAGTTTTGCTATACTCGCCATTTTCGTAGCCTGTCTGGGCCTCTTTGCCCTCTCAGCCTATATGGTCGAACAAAGAAATAAGGAGATGAGTATCCGGAAGGTGCTGGGTGCTTCTGTCGAAAATATTTTCCAGCTTCTCACGAAGAATTTCCTCGCCCTGATCATCATATCCCTCATTCTGGCAATTCCTTTATCCTACTACCTGATGAATGGATGGCTGCAAGATTACGAATATAAGATCGATATCAATTGGAGTGTATTTGCGATTGCAGGAGGTATGGCGCTGGCCATCGCTTTGCTCACCGTAAGTTTCCATGCTATAAAATCAGCCCTGGTAAATCCTATCGAACATTTAAGAGGTGAATAA
- a CDS encoding FtsX-like permease family protein, with protein MMLNYFKLAWRNIKSDTFFSGLNILGLGLGLAISLLIVQYLRGEWYVDKHHESYEDIYRVNTTFDFGESKDTYATGPSPLANKLLTDYPEVSQACRLFPPPGINKYLLKKGELTFFEEKGIYADSSFFQIFNYPFLEGNPTTALAKPNDIVISKGLAEKLFRKETALGKTVVINTTFGDMNCLISGVIDTKKYRSHIDFKLFINMESGVIGNRFANLDEWAGNNMYFTYLKFLPTTDPANFEEKFPALVEATAGERLRTLGFSKAHSLLALKDIYLSSEVKANIGPRGNKSFFYIFAAIGFFILLIACINFMNLATAKSSLRATEVAVKKAIGATRLELALQFFTETILYVSLSLVVAALFIYFGQNYLASNLGIVFSFDSWFDGQILGWTFLILALCTCLAGSYPALMLSSFSPASIFHGKLGNNFSAAQLRRVLVVVQFVISIMLIQGILVIKQQMQYIQNEDLGYSKSEKIVLPLSTSIASQKAYTLKQELEKIPAIGEAGLSSTHPGLRSIEDMLVYGEEKSREENIHVGLNWADRHFMSTMGFEMLKGRNFREKDSLATIITEGALGALGYNLENALNKKIRWNWNGTENSREIVGIIKDFHSESLKNPVQPQVFLPTSPGSQAYLIASIRTENIQQSISQVQDAWGLVNEADPFEFYFLNERVQHAYESEVHMSSLITVFTVLAILISCLGLLGLSAFAADRRKKEIGVRKVLGASVASIVQLLSREFLVLICIAVCIASPIAWYFSAEWLGTFTYRIEMPWQVYVWAGLIALLICLATVSIQSIRAAQANPVHSLKTE; from the coding sequence ATGATGTTAAATTATTTCAAATTAGCCTGGAGGAATATTAAATCAGATACCTTCTTTTCTGGACTTAATATTCTTGGTCTGGGTCTGGGCCTTGCCATTAGCCTATTGATTGTTCAATACCTTCGAGGAGAATGGTACGTAGACAAACATCACGAATCCTATGAGGATATCTACAGAGTCAATACAACTTTTGACTTTGGGGAAAGCAAAGACACCTATGCTACAGGTCCAAGTCCTTTAGCTAATAAGCTTCTGACTGATTATCCGGAAGTAAGTCAGGCCTGTCGCTTATTTCCCCCTCCCGGCATCAATAAATACCTGCTGAAAAAAGGAGAATTAACCTTCTTTGAAGAAAAAGGGATTTATGCTGATAGCAGTTTTTTCCAAATCTTCAACTATCCCTTTCTTGAGGGAAATCCAACTACTGCCCTTGCTAAACCCAATGACATAGTTATTTCCAAAGGCCTGGCAGAAAAACTTTTCAGAAAAGAAACTGCTTTAGGCAAAACAGTAGTAATCAATACCACTTTTGGAGATATGAACTGCCTGATAAGTGGAGTGATCGATACAAAAAAATATCGCTCGCACATTGATTTCAAACTCTTCATTAACATGGAAAGCGGAGTAATTGGCAATCGATTTGCAAACCTGGATGAGTGGGCGGGGAACAATATGTATTTCACCTATTTGAAGTTCCTCCCAACTACAGATCCCGCTAACTTTGAAGAGAAATTTCCTGCTCTGGTTGAGGCAACGGCTGGTGAAAGGTTACGAACACTGGGATTTAGCAAAGCGCACTCTTTGCTGGCACTTAAAGATATCTATTTAAGCTCAGAGGTAAAGGCAAATATAGGACCCCGAGGCAATAAAAGCTTCTTCTATATTTTCGCTGCTATTGGCTTTTTTATCCTGCTCATTGCCTGCATCAATTTTATGAATTTGGCTACGGCTAAAAGCAGTCTTCGTGCAACTGAAGTCGCTGTAAAAAAAGCCATCGGTGCTACCCGACTGGAATTAGCTTTGCAATTTTTTACGGAGACAATTCTTTACGTTTCTCTCTCTCTGGTAGTGGCTGCACTTTTCATTTATTTCGGGCAAAACTACCTAGCTAGCAATCTGGGAATAGTGTTCTCTTTCGATTCCTGGTTTGATGGGCAAATCCTTGGATGGACCTTCCTGATTTTGGCGCTTTGTACCTGTCTTGCAGGCAGCTATCCTGCTTTAATGTTGTCTTCATTTAGTCCTGCCAGCATTTTCCATGGAAAACTGGGAAATAATTTTTCAGCGGCTCAGTTAAGACGGGTCCTGGTAGTCGTCCAGTTTGTGATTTCAATTATGCTTATTCAGGGGATACTGGTCATAAAACAACAAATGCAGTATATCCAGAATGAAGACCTGGGCTATAGCAAAAGTGAGAAAATTGTATTGCCACTTAGTACGAGTATTGCATCTCAAAAGGCTTATACATTGAAACAAGAGTTGGAAAAAATTCCGGCTATTGGCGAAGCTGGACTGAGTAGTACACATCCGGGACTCAGAAGCATTGAAGATATGTTGGTCTATGGGGAAGAGAAATCAAGAGAAGAAAATATACACGTAGGCCTTAATTGGGCAGATCGGCATTTTATGTCTACGATGGGATTTGAAATGCTGAAAGGGAGGAATTTTAGAGAAAAAGATTCTCTCGCTACTATTATCACAGAGGGAGCTTTAGGAGCACTTGGATACAATCTTGAGAATGCCTTGAATAAAAAGATTCGATGGAATTGGAATGGAACAGAAAATAGCCGAGAGATTGTAGGGATAATTAAAGATTTTCATTCGGAATCATTGAAAAATCCGGTACAGCCTCAAGTTTTTTTGCCAACAAGTCCAGGTTCTCAGGCATACCTGATTGCAAGTATCAGGACCGAAAATATTCAACAAAGTATCTCTCAGGTTCAGGATGCATGGGGATTGGTAAATGAAGCAGATCCCTTTGAATTCTATTTCCTAAATGAGCGAGTTCAACATGCCTATGAATCAGAAGTTCATATGTCATCGCTGATTACGGTATTCACTGTTCTTGCGATCTTGATTTCCTGTTTGGGTTTGCTGGGCTTATCGGCCTTTGCAGCAGACAGGAGGAAAAAGGAAATAGGGGTAAGGAAAGTTTTGGGAGCAAGCGTAGCTTCTATTGTTCAATTGCTTTCCAGAGAATTCCTGGTACTGATCTGTATTGCGGTATGCATCGCTAGCCCGATTGCCTGGTATTTCTCTGCTGAATGGCTGGGCACCTTTACCTATAGAATTGAAATGCCCTGGCAGGTATATGTATGGGCAGGCCTTATTGCTCTGTTGATTTGCCTTGCAACTGTTAGCATCCAATCCATCAGAGCGGCACAAGCCAATCCTGTTCACAGCTTAAAAACTGAATAA